The bacterium DNA segment GACCAGCCCTGCGTGCGGTCCCTGGCGAAGTACCTGTGGGGGTTCATGATCATCGCCGTGGCGCTGGAGCTGCTGGAGGTCATGTCCATCGCCTACAAGCAGACCGAGGAGTGGGAGGTTCTCGGCATGCTGATCCGCGAGAAGCTCTTCGTCTCCTACGTCGTGCTGCAGTACCTCGTGTTCTCGCTGATCCCCTTCTTCCTGCTGGGCATCAACTCGCTCTTCAGCCTGCGCGACCGTGTGGCCAACGCCATGGTCTGGACCGCGGCGACCATGCTGCTGGTCCAGGTGCTGCTCATGCGCTGGAACGTGGTGGTGGGCGGCCAGCTGGTGTCCAAGTCCATGCGGGGGTTCACGGACTACTTCCCGGGACTGTGGGAGAAGGAAGGCATCGCGGTGGCGGTGGTGATCTTCACCCTGCCTTTCGGGATCCTGTGGGTGTTCAACAAGATCGTGCCGCTGTTTCCCGAGGCGGTCCCCCGCGGGGGGTCGGCGAGCGGGACGAAGTAGACGTCAGCGCCGATTCCCCGCAATATTTGGTGCGCGAGATCACGTCCCTTTGATGTCAATAGGGCGGATTCTCCGGAGGAACGCCCAGCATTCGCGAAATGGTTGAATATCACAATCAACCTATTGCCTTTTCTGCGCCGAGATTACTACAACCCCCAGAACTCCCGAGCGATCCGAGACATAAATATTCATGTGGGATGTCGCGCACAGAACCATTTGTCCATCACGACCTTACGTGACTGCGGGAATCGAGACAATACCTCTCCGCAAAATTTATTCATTTGACAGAAATATACAGTATTCACATAATACCCACTACGTCCGTGGGAGTTCTGGATGTTGCATCTGGTTGCCCGTGAAGGGGCAGGACAATGCGAATATCAACCAAGGGCAGATACGGCACCAGGGCCATGCTCACTCTGGCGGCGAACTACGACGAGGGATTGATGGCAGCGGAGCAGATTGCCCGCGCCCAGAAGTTATCGTTGAAATATCTCGAGAGTCTCCTCAGCTCCCTCAAGGCGGCCGGATTGATCGTCTCCAAACTGGGCACGCGCGGTGGCTACACTCTGTCCAGATCACCGACCGAGATCAGCCTGTTCGATATCCTCATCCCGCTGGAAGAAACACTCGACATCGTGCGCTGCACCGAGGATGGGGACGACTGCGACCGCAACGGCATCTGCAGCACACAGCAAGTCTGGAAGGAGATCAGGGACGCGGTGGAGGACATGCTGCGCAAGACCACGCTGGCCGACTTGCTGGAAAAACAGAAGATCCTGGATCAGATAGGCGGATCAGTGGGGACTACCGGGTCCGAATCATCCCGGTGAGGACCGGACCGGGCTTAGCCCGCGGCCGATGCGGAAAAGCGAGCGGGATGGACATGTAATCGGGTTTCCCGGTGCAAAACGCTACGACCCGCCGCCCTGATTCTCGGCTGATAGATGTTCGTCAACCTCCTCCGTATTGTCCGGGACCGGCCGCGTCCGGTCCCGCAGAAGAATGAGGTATTAATGGAAGCGCTCCAGTACTCGATCGGAAAGGTGATGCCGTTCTTCACCCTGGCCGTTCTGATCATAGGTTCCGTATACAGGGTTTGGCGATGGCAAAAGGCCGCCGTCGGTAACATCGCCATGTTCCCCTCGGCCACCAGCGGCTCGCAGTTATTCAAGAAGGTGATGGGGGAGGTTTTCTGGTTCAGCAGCTTCCGGAACGAGAACAGGTCGCTCTGGATAACGACCTGGCCCTTCCATGCCTCGATCGTTCTCATCATCTTGGGTCATTCCCGCCTGATCACCGACTGGCCCCTGCGGGTGCTGCTGGGATTGTCGGAAGAAACGGTACATTCCATCAGTGCCTGGGGCGGCGGTGTTTGCGGCCTGTTGGCTCTGGCCTGTTGCCTGTTCCTGCTGTTCCGGCGCTTCGCCATTTCGCGAGTCCGTGAGATATCCTCCGGCGAGGATTACGGAATATTACTGCTGTTGCTCTTCATCCTGGTGACCGGCAACATCATGCGTTTCTACACGCACTACGACATCACCCAGGTGCAGTTGTACTTCCGCACGCTGTTCGGTGCCGGCGAAACCATGGTGCCCCCGGACCGCCTGTTCCTGATGCACTACCTGGCTGTGCAGATGCTGTTGATCTACCTGCCCTTCGGTAAGTTCCTGCACATTCCGGGTATCTTCTTCAGCAGAACCCTGCTCGCAAAGGACTACTAAGATGGAGACAGCCCAGAAAGACACTGACCTGCAGAAGATCATCGACCAGGTCAAGGCCATCAAGAACGGACCACAGGTACTGCAGCTGTACATGGATATCTGCGCCAAGTGCGGGATCTGTTCGGATCAGTGTCACGTGGCCCAGACCATGCCGGAGAGCCGGACCAACCCGGCG contains these protein-coding regions:
- a CDS encoding respiratory nitrate reductase subunit gamma, translating into MFVNLLRIVRDRPRPVPQKNEVLMEALQYSIGKVMPFFTLAVLIIGSVYRVWRWQKAAVGNIAMFPSATSGSQLFKKVMGEVFWFSSFRNENRSLWITTWPFHASIVLIILGHSRLITDWPLRVLLGLSEETVHSISAWGGGVCGLLALACCLFLLFRRFAISRVREISSGEDYGILLLLLFILVTGNIMRFYTHYDITQVQLYFRTLFGAGETMVPPDRLFLMHYLAVQMLLIYLPFGKFLHIPGIFFSRTLLAKDY
- a CDS encoding Rrf2 family transcriptional regulator — its product is MLTLAANYDEGLMAAEQIARAQKLSLKYLESLLSSLKAAGLIVSKLGTRGGYTLSRSPTEISLFDILIPLEETLDIVRCTEDGDDCDRNGICSTQQVWKEIRDAVEDMLRKTTLADLLEKQKILDQIGGSVGTTGSESSR